The nucleotide window GGGGCGTAGTGATGGCCGGATGGGGGCTCCGGCAATTTCGAACGTGTCTCCGGGTAGCTCAGGCCTTGCTCTCCACTGACCTTCCCAGGGCACaccgggcagggggaggggctcagcTCGCGAGAAGTCAGCTACCTGGGGTGCTTGCGGGCGGGAGGGTTCTGGCGACCAGTTAAGCGGCAAGGGTGGAACCTGGGGACCCCGAGGGGCCGCTTCCGCAGACAGCCGTGACCACTCTGGGAGGGATGCGGGGGGGCCTCGGGTCGCAGAGAGTGAGTCCAGGCTGTCTCTGCAGGTTCTGGGGCTTGCTGGGACGCTACCTGCCCCCACACAGCATCTGCTCTCTGCCCTTTGTCACTTCTTTCTGCCTGGGCATGGGGACTCGAAGAGTGTGCTACGGCCAGGTGCGTGGGGCTCCCGGTTGGGCCGCGTCACCTTTGGTGTGCCCTGGGACAGGTGGGGGGCTCGGGGGCGTGCGAGGGATGGCCGTGCTGCGCTTCCCCGTCCCCCCGTGTGCACGGTGccccctgggcccccagccccccccccccctctgatGTGGCCTCGTCCTGCAGGAGGAGGCGGTGGGGCCCTGGTACCACCCGAGCGCCCAGGAAATCCAGCCCCTGTTTGCAGAGCACAGGCCGGAAGGGGACGGGCAGGGCTGGGTGAAGACGCACTGCTGCCTGGCGGACGCCTGGAACGGGGGCAGCTCCCTGCTCATCCGCGGGGTGATCCCGCCCGAGGTCGGGCACGTGGCTGTGAGGTAGGCGGGTGGGGATGAGACCTGTGGGGTCATccgcttccccccacccctgccggtCGCGAACCCCCACCCCTGTGGGGCGGCTGGGCGGCAGCAGCCGGGATGAGGACAGACAGAACCGGGTGGTTTTTACGTCCGGTTCTCCGTCTCAAGCGTCTTTGAGCAGGTGGGGCGGCAGCGCGAACTGGCTGCACAAACCACCCCGGCACCTCCTCGCCTCGCAAAACCGAACCTGGCCCCGCAGAGCagctcccgcccccccccccccccccccaccccggccaccgCCCTGCTCGCCGTTGCCGAGTCCGACCGCTTCTCGTTCCTGTGGAGTCGCAGAACCGAGATCTTCGGGTCACGGAAGGATGCGGCCTGGGGGGAAGGGGACGGGGGGAGGGCCGTCCCCAGCCTCGGGCGGGACCAGAGCGCACGCCCTGTGCTGCCCCCGCTCCCGGGTCCTGCGGGGAGAGGCTGGCGGGCGTGAGCCGGAGCCAGCTGCGGCCCCTCATCGCTGGCCTCCTCCCACAGGCTGTTCTCCCTGCATGTCCcggtgccccccaaaattttcCTGTCCATGGTGTATAAGCTTGAAGGGCCTTCGGATGTTGGGGTGGCGTTGGAGCTCACCACCGGGGACGCGGGCAGCTGTCACGTCGGTGGCATCTCGACGTTGAGTGGTGAGGGGGTAGGGTTGGCCCCTGCCTCTTGAAGGCCTCCTCTGTTTCAGGGGACGCCTCAGGGAAGGGGGGGTCTGGAAAGTGCACtggggtgggcagaggcaggcaggTCCCGCCTCTGCTGTGGTCCAGGCCTGACAGGGAGACTCCCCAGCCAGCCAGAGCCTGCGGCCCACGGCCCCCACTGGGCAGCACAGCGTGCCGTGGGGGACTGGGTCTCTGTTCCCACGGAGACGTGGGGATCAGGTCTCCTGCCAGCCATGGCACTGACAAGGAGGACGTCTGTGGGGCCTGGGGTGTGGGGGCTCTCCGCCCTGTTCTTGCCCCTAGGGCCTCAGCCTGTCTTGGAAGGCCCTGGGCGCCTGGTGCCACCAGGGagccttctggcctccagaagagACGCCTCCCCGTGTGGTTTCCTTTGGACTCTCCTCATTCTCAAGTCCTGGGTCTCCTCCCGCAGCAGAAGCGAGCTCCAGGCACAGTCCCCGCCCCCTCCGGGTGCCCCCCACCAAGCTGGCCAGATGGGTGGGCCACTGTGGCCAGCAGCTCAGCGGGGGCTGGGTCCAGCGGTGAGTGCCTTTTCTTCCTGTCGAGACTCCGGCAGGGGATGGCCACGTGGCGGGGGGCACCCGAGGAGCCCCAGAACCGGAGGGGTTCAGGCGGCCCCGTGACACAAACCCAGGAACGCTGCTGGGAACCGTCACGGTCATGCCTCACGGCTGGGGTCTCCCGCTGACCACAGGGACCGCTTTGGGACGGGTCTCCCTTCCCGACGTGGCTCGGGGCCTCAGAGCGGCCGGCCTGGAGGGCGCTGAGCTGAGGTGGGCTCCTTGTGACCGGCCTCCGATTGCCTCCCCCAGCTGCTATGAGGTGAACCTTCGGGGCTGCGTCCTGCAGGACCTCTGGGTCAGCTTCTCGCGGCCTCCCGGCAGCCGGGAGCAGGAGGCCTTTGTCTGCCGCCTGGGAGAGCTCCAGGTGAGGCGGGCGCCCTTGCAGAGGAGGGGGTGCCGCCTGCAGCCGAGCCCCGCCTGCGCCCGCGGCTCACGGGCCGGAGGGGTGAGGGTCCCAGCCAGTGGGAGCACGCGGGGCCGGGCGCCCTCGGCCCCCGCGGGCTGAGCCTTCTCCCTCCCGCCAGGTGGTGGATGCCAACAGCCTGCTCAGCCCTCTGCCCCGGGTGCAGGCCGTCAGTGTCTCCCGGGTGTGCTGGCAGCGGGCCGCCCccgaggaagaggaggaggaggaggaggaggaggaggaggagcggcgCCCGGCCCGGCTCCGGCTCAGCTGTGCTCTGCACTGGTCCTACCCCCTGTCTCACGTCCGATGCTTCCGCATCCACTGCTGCAGAGCGACCGGCTCTCCTGCGGAGGGGCCCCCGGGGCCGGAGAAGCCCGCGCTCCTGGGCCTGGCGTTTGTCAACCAGTATCGCGTAGTGGACCTGGCGGTGGCAGCCGCGGGGCCAGGCACGGACGGCCGCGTGGAGTTCCTGGTGGAGCCCGTCCCCAGGGAGGGATTTCTGGTGCCGAAGGCCGAGTGGGGCCGGGCAGCCCTGCTCTACTCCGGGCCCCACACGTGAGCGAGCATTAAAGCACAGACCCTCCCGGCCTCGAGGCTACGGCTGCTTCTGCGCCGGGGCCCCGCGAAGCGTGCAGACGACCACAGGCCCCTGGGAGGCTGCGGGCTGGGGCTTTCTTGTGGGGGACGTTGCTAATCGGAAACCCGAGAGGTCCGTTTGCTGGGTGGGCGATTTCCTGGGGTGAAGGAGCTCTGTTCCGTCTCCTCTGTGGAATACGGTTCTGCAAGTGACAGAACTGGGGAAAGTGAGTCCCGTCCGTCCGCGAAGGCCGCTTCCCAATGGGCCGAGAGACGCTTACGCTCACCAGGCTTGAAGAAGGCAGGTGGTGGCTTCTGAGCAGCCCAGGGGCGATTCCCAGGGTGAGGGCTGAGGgcggagtggggggagggtgctgAGGACTGAGCCCCTGGCCGGGCTGGCACCAGGTCGTACCTGCCCCCGGGCCAGGTGGGCTGCCCCAGTCCAGACCATCCTGTGTTGTGGCTTTCCCAGTTCGCTGTCCCCGTGAGCTGGGGCCACCTGTGGGGCATCTGACGGGCCCCGGGTCCTGCTGTGTCTCTCCCGGGATGTTGGTCCTGGCGAAGCTTGCACGGAGGTCGTCCTCTGGGCCCCTGGGCCAGCCCGGGAGGCCCAGAAAGGCCCTCGGCCTGCAGTCCGGCCCCAGCCTGTCCGCGGGCACTCTGGCTGCCCTGTTCCATCACATCCGCCTGCCTCAGCCTCTCCCAGGGTGGGCTGCGCTACGGCCCCTTGAGAAGTGTTAGCAAAGGCCCTTCGAGGACTCTCTTCACTGGGCCCCCTTCCTCTCTTGCCTCCTTCTCTATCTTCTagcaccttccttccctctgccagtGGCTCTgcatggggaggaggggagggggtgagggagccAGAGATGGCTCCTGCAGTCACACAGCTCCCCTGTCGATCGCTGGGCCACTGTGCTGACTTCCTAGGGGTGGGCTCTCCACCCCGTGGCCTTGCCCAGCTCCTCTCTTGGGCCAGAGCAGTGTCGTCACTCCCGGGGTCTCACCCTGGGGCTGCCCAGGGCCAACGTTGGGGGTCACTTGCCCATTTCTCTGTCCTCCACCCGTGCTATGAGAGGTGGAGCGGTCCCAAGGGCCAGACAGTCCCAGCCAGGGGGTCACACCTAAGGGGTGGCCTCGGGTTCAAGGCCAGGGGTCCACGGACTTGGTCTCACGCTGTAGGGAGGAGAGAGGCCACCAGGCGGCAGTACAGCCGCACCGCCTCAGCCGGGGGTTCAGAGGGGTGTCGGGGTGGCCTTGGTAAACTCGGCCAGCAGGACAGCAAAGGGGGTCTCCTTCGGGGCTGACGTTTGCCCAGGCACCCACGTGCCCCCTTCCCGGTGAGACAGAGGAACAAAGTTTTACTCTCCGAGTCCCGTGCATGGCCTACCCAGCTCAGCCCCCGGTGGGGAATGGGTTTGCCCGGCCGAGGGGGAAGTGCTTCATGTGGAACAGGATGGTGCCTCCACTGACCAGCTGGGAAGCGCAGGCCACCCACGACCCCTGGTTGTCCCTGCGGAGCTGGACGGCTCAGCAGACTGGTGGGAAGGACCTGAGCCACTCGGAGCTGCTCACACAAGCGTGTTCGCGGTTTGGAACTATCCCTGGAGCTCTTTGAGCCTCTCCTGCTTCGTGCCCCGGGGAACCGGGGTGGAGGCTCCTGGCCTGCTCCCTGTGTCCCCAGCGGGGGGGAGCCCCGGGTGCCCCGAAGCCGACCGCCTGCTGTGACGTCCAGGTCTTCATTCACGAGGCCTGTTTGCTTCTTTAATTGCTGGTTCCCCCAAATGTTTtatgcagagaaggagggaaaattTATAGCGGCCATGACCTTCTCACAGTCTGGGGGGCACGCGATTAGAAGCGAGAGACCACGCAACCCCAGCTCCCTGGGAGCTCCGTCCCCGGCCTGCAGACAGCAGAGGCTCTGGGCAGGAAACTTAGTATGTTAGCATTTCAGCCTGTGCCTCTGCGGTGGGTGTAATAGCTCTCAAATAAATTGTTCTGCGTGAAAACAGGAGGAATTCAAGTTGGTGAGCTGAGTGGTGGGTGGGGCAAACTTGCTTTTGGACTCTGGCCCAGCCCCCCCACGCCCAAGGCTTCTCAGCTCTTGATTTGACCTGTGCTTTCCTTCCGGTCCTGCTCCCTCttcgggggtggggaggatggaagGGCTCTGCGCCCCAGCCTTCCATGGgcgcccccttcccctcccccgcccccggggctcTCCTTGAAGCGCCCATCGCCCATCACACCGGTAGAGCCCGGGGCGCGCTTGGGATCTGAGGGCCCTCCTCCCCACGGCGCCCCCAGCCCCGTACCCTCTCCCGCTCGCACTTGGCTGGCCACAGCTGCTGCTCGGCACCATGTTGGGCCCGGCCAGGCGCCGGTGTGGGGTAGCCTCTGCTCACTGGGAAGGGGCCCCGGTGGCGGTCTCCCCCGGAATGTGCTCGAAACGTTACAAGCATTACCGCAGCGGGGACAAGGCGAGGCTCCAGGGGTACGCGTGAGCCCTGCCTCCGGCTTGTTCTGGGTCGGGTCGGGAAAGGAGTGCAGAGGGCTGGGGCTCTGCCGTCTGGCCCAGAAAGGTGTTCGGACTCCCCTCCCGGGCCGCGGGGCTCCTCCCGGCCCTCCACCCTCTGCGCCCCGCCCGGGAGCTGCCAAATCAAAAAGCGTCGTCCTGGtttgaagaaagaaatctttattaATAATCTTAATAATAATACTGTTTATTTGAATGGTCACACCTTGGAAGCATACAGAATGGTAAGAAAGGAAGCCTGGGGCTCGGCTGCAGTCCTGGGGGGCCGggagggcggggccgggggcggagcTGCCGCAAGAAGAGGGGGCTCTGgacgggaggggcggggcggggctctGTACAACAGGAATAGAAAAGGGGCTCACTTCAGGAGCTGATGCTGAATATATAAAgtgaggtggtttttttttttgtttttgttttttttaatttttacgtTTCATGAGACAGTGGAGCCATGTTGGGAGcctatgtttgttattttttgctGTTCCCTACTCCAGCTATCCCTGCCTGGCCAGggcctcctccctgctgcccGCGGTCTGCTCTCCAGCCACCCTGGGACGGAACCCGGGCTCCCCACCCCTCGCTCTCCCTGCTCTGGCCTGGCCGTCCAGCCCCACGGCACCCTGACTCCGGACCTCACCGTGCTGCACTGGCCCGCCCGCCCTCTGCTCCCCTGCAGGGCAGCGGTGAGGAGGGCTCGGTCCAGCAGGCGGCACGAGGCCTGCCTTCCCTCCCACAGACCAGGCCCAGGGCCGCCTCCAGAAAGGGAACAGGAACCGGCCAGAGCCAGAGCGTGTCCTCAGCCCCGAGGCCCTTACCCTCCCGATGCTCTTAGGTAAGGGGAATGATCCTGTCCAGGCTGCCAGGGAGCCCCCTCACCGGACTGGGGGGCCTGGGCGCCCCACAGTTCTGGAACCATGTCAGCCCTTCCTTGGTGTTGGGGTCGGGCCCCAGGGCTGCTGGTCGGACCGGCTCTGGTGGCCTGCAAACGCCTTCGCTGGGATGTGGGCACTGGCGGCATGGCAGAGTGGGTGAGCTGGGGCCTAGACAGCTGGACGTGAGGGTGACGGGCACGGGCTGGAGCCAGAGACCCCGGGAATGAGTGGCCGCCCCCCGCGCCCAGCCCAGCCGTCCCCTCCACCGGCACGGTCGGCAACAAGGTCAGGTCCCGCTGGCTGCTCTCCCCTGCGCAGGCCTGTGGCCCGTTCCTCCGCTGGGCCCCATGTGCCCTGGGAGTGGGGGGCCGGAAAGGAAGACTTGGTAGAAAACGaggccccttcccctcctgctctccccatcCCGCCCGTGCCGtggccggggaggggcgggggcccGGGCGCTCTCCTGGGCGCGGTGCCCGCCGGACGTGCTCCCTCGCTGCGATGTGCGCTGCCACGCGCGACTCGGACGTGGTGGATGCTTCttggtttggttggttttgttgcTGCTTGGATcttaacatctttttttgttttgttttttgttttgtgattttttttgtttttttttttgttttgttttgtttttgtttttgcccttCATGGTCCAAGAAGGAAACGGTGGAAGCTTTCActacaacagaaacagaaaggactTGCAGTTTCACAGAAGCAACTGCCAGGCGTGCGGTGAGGACGGGACCAGCCCCAGCGGCCCGCACAGGGCGCAGGGCGGGCGGACGGGTGCCGGGCGCAGGGCCCCAAGGTCCTAGCGCCTCCCCCCTGCTGCAGcctgtctcctcccccccccccccccccccccagcttccaGGAACCCATCATCCTCCGTGAGCCGACTTTAAAGCAGACCTCATTCTCCAGGGCAGAGAGTACGGGCTGGCAGTGGGAagaaccggggggggggggggggggggtgcggcaggagcagagagcccagtgaagCTGGCTGGCATGCGCAGCCTGCGGGCTCTGCTAGGGCTGAGCTGGGCAGGGGGGGCCCGGCTGGCTCCGGCTGGCTGAAGACAGAGGGCGTGGTGGGTGGACGGCATAGCACAGGCCACGAGGGGCCCGGACCCAGGCGGCTGAGAAGGAGGGGCTCTGGGCAGTGGGAAGAGAGGGCCCGGCACCCAGGACACGATCCGGCCACTCCACCAGCCGGGACCCGGTGTGCCCTGGCGGGCGGGGAACCCACACCCGCTGGCTGGCCGCGCCCGGAAGCCCAACTCTGgcgtgtcagggcacctgggatTGCCCGGCCCGAGACACTTTCTCCTGTAACGGAGGCAGGTCCTGACCGCGCAGCCTCCTCCAGAAGCTACCGGGGCTGTCTGAGGATTACCGGCGGCCCCAGCCAGGCTCTCCTCCCCGGACCCCGCACGGTCCTGGGACCTTTACTAGAGGGGAGGCTGGCACCGAGTGCTGTTCCGTCAGGAAGGCCCGCGATGGGGCTCCCCCTGCTCCTGACCTGCTCCCCCCTCCTGAAATGGACCCTGGCAAAAAGATGTCTCCAAgcccgggggaggggaagggtgccGTAGCCCGAATACCAACACAGGTGCCGGTCTGGCTGGGACCCCAAGTCCAGCGGGGCCAAGGTGCCATCCCCGGGGCCTGGCGGagcggggtgggggctgggagagccTGCAGCCAGAAGTCACCGCGGGCGGGCTGAGGGCGACCCCTGGGGCCCTGCAGGGCCGATGGCTTTGTGCATGCGTGcgtggggggtggcggggtgcAGGGGAATTTCTTCCCAGATTTTCCTTTCTTACAACAGAGGCTCAGCAGCCCCGAGGCTGGTGTGGCCACGGCAGTTTCCGCCTTGCACGTGTGCTTGTGACTGCTTTGGCAGGAAACGTCAATAAACTTCAATCAGAAATGTTAGTTTCAGCCGGACGGgggtgaggagggcagagacGGCTACTCCTGTGACTAGGTGAAGGTGGGAAGGGGGCACCGTCCCCGCGTCCCTCCCTGaaccccaggggaggggcagtggctgTGGCCCGCCGCTGGCCgctggcgggcgggcgggggggggggtgtctctccTGTGGCTCCACAGACCCCGGGGGATGATGGGGAGCGGGTGTCGCCCTGGAGGGCTCTACTGCCAGCTctcggggagggggagggggtctcGTGCCCAGCCTAGCCCCTCCCACTGTGTGCATACCGTACCTGAAATGGCTTGGGGGTCACAACGTCAACAAAGTCAAAATAGGAAGCACGGTTTCAGACACACAGGGGTAACCAGGGTCAAAGACACACACGCCATGGTGAGGGGCAGGGACACCAGCTGGCTGGAGGAAAAACCTATGGACTTCAGTGTCGCGTGCCGCTGACTGGGGGGGGCGCACTGTCCTCCCGGTGGCTGTGCCTGGTTTTGGCCTGCTGGGTGTGGTGTGTACTGGGCAGTCAGTGTGAATGCTGCTAGGGGCTGGGCCCTCTTGCTAGTAGGGGGTGAAGCGGCTGTACCCTCCTCGGCAGAGGCTAGCCTGCAACATCAAAGATGACAAACAGCCAATCAGTACCGCCTTGTGGTagggggggaaaaagcaaaaagaaaaaaaaaataaggaaaaccaaaaagaaatcgCTAAGTCCCATGTTTTAAGGCTGGCCTTGGGGAGAGCGGGTACCAGTTACCATggcagcggggggggggtgggggggggagccctGGGCCTCGTTCTGTCGTGGTGGTGGCCTGGGGGCCAGGAGGCTGCTGGGGTCATCAGCCCCGGCAGGCACTCCGGGACAAGGAGGTTTGAGAAGTCTCTTGACGACTCTCTAGGCCCTCCCGGGGCCCCTCTCTCTTtaatgggtggggggaggtctgAGCGAGGGCCCCACCTCCTCAGAGCCCCTTGGGGGCTCTGGCGGGTGGACGGACTTCCTCTGTCAGGGTTCCCCAGGCCTCGGCTCCACCAGGAGAGGCTGTGGCTGCTCGCCCAGCTCCTCCGAGCTTCAGGGGGTCCCTGGGGTCCCTCCTCTTCCGCCAGGGCCTCGCTTGGGCCTGGCCCTGCATCCGGCTGAGGAGGACGGGTCCTGGATGCTCCGGCTCCTGTGTCCCTGGGCTGCGCTGGGTCAGGGAGGTCTCCGCAGGAACCTCCTCCCCACCAACCAATTTCAACAGGAAATGGGAGCGGCAAgtgccagaggggaaaaaaagaaaatcttacaaGCAAAAATGAGAACATAATTGGGGCCCCTCTGTGAATCAATGAAAACTTTTAGCCAGCAGCTGCATGGTGGGGGGCGCcctgagctgagcctggagccgAGGGACCCGCGGAGCGCACTTTTGGGGCCTCTGTCCGGGGAGGGGCCGGCCCCCAAGAGGCCTGCTGCTGCCCCCTGTGGCTGCTAGCCGTCACTGCAGGCTGCCTGGGATGCCGGGAACTTGtcaaaaaatcaaagacagaacAAAAACGGGGAGGGAGTAATCAAGACCAAGGGAGATGGAACAACGCATCCGTACTGGCTCCGAACCTCCTCCCTCCTTACCCCCCGAAAAACGTGTTCATCTTTGATGCTGGATGCCAAGCTAGCTAAAAACCGACATCAACACCCCCCAGGGCCGGGGGTGGATGGGCACAGGAGGCAGGTGACCACTGGAAGCAGGTTTCGGGGTACAGAGTGAGCTGGGCTGCATGTGTCGACAGCtggccatacacacacacacacacagacacactggcCTGCACACCTCTGGTGCCGAGAGCCGGCCGGGAGTgcgtggggggggtgggtgccgGGAGAGCGCTGGCCCCAGGGCCGCCGACGGGTCTGGGTGGGAAGTGGGGGGCagcccctgtccctctccttgaCGTGAGGAAAAGCGCAGTGACAGGACACAGGGGGACGGTGGCGGACACACCCCCACGAGCCTCTGGAGCCTCAGAAGACTGGGCAGAGTGGGCGGACCAGGATGCTCCCCAGAGGGCCAGACGTCCTCACTGGACCTGCCTCCCTCGAAGTCCCCCGGGGGCTCAGAGGGGCAAGTTCTCCCCCAGACTCCCAATCCAGGCCTTGGTCCTCCCAGGCGCCGGTCAGAGGTCTGGGTCATTGTCCTCAGGGCCTGCCCACCCCAGCCTCGTCAACGGCCAGCGCGTAAGGCCAGGCGGCGCCCCCGCTCCTTACCATGGTTCCGATGCTGTAGGTCGCTGGGGGGCCGATGGTGTGGTGGTAGGGGTCGGTGGCCGCATAGACTCTGCCGTaactggggagagagggaggtgtgggggggcgACGGGGGCAGGTGAGGGGTGGCAACgggccccccacctcctccagtgTGGTCCCGCCCGCCAGgccccccctccctcctcgcCATCCTTTCTGCCTGTTGAGAAGGAAGCGTCTGGAACACAGCTGGCCACCCTCCTCTCAGCTCTTCCAGCGTGTGCTGACCCTGACGAGGGGCAGGCTGTTCTACCAGGGACCTCGTGGAAGGAAATGGGAGTCCTCacagagctggggtggagggaagagaaacCTCGATCCCCGGAAAGAATGAGGGCAGAGTgctcagagcagggaggggggacgggggggACATGGCCCTGTGTCCCCCTGATGGCCTTCCGCTCAACTTAATTCTGTGTGTGCAATGCCACCTTCTTGTAGGACAGGGCTGGGCCGGAGGGCCTGCCGTGCTACCAGACAAAACCCACACGTGAGATGCAGCGAGAAGCTTCGAGAAAGGTGCGGGTCCCTGGGTGCCACCAGGAGGGACAGTCAGGTGGTCCCCAGGCCGGCACCCACCACGTGCATGCCAGGCTCCCCTAAGCAGGAACTCTGTGCCCAATGGGCCAAGCGCCCATGTGCTAGCTAGGCTAGGCCACCCCTGGGGGACCTGCCTCCAAACACAGagccaccccccagcccctgggtgTGCCCACCACTGGGCAGAGGGCCGGCTGCTCTCAGATGGCCACACTGCCCACCTGGTCTCTCCACGGCCCCTGGGAGCCCAAGCTGCTGCCTCTCCTTCTCCGAGCTAAAGGGCCTCAGACCCTGAAGCCCCGAGAAGGATCGGAGGCGCGCCCACGGGCAGAAACACAGCCTCCTGAGTACCCTTCCCACTCCGGGGCCTCCAGGGCAGGAAGGGACTGAAgaaaccggggggggggggggggggggggggtgccgctGGCTCAGGGGTCTCGGACCTGCTCTCCTCTGTCCAGATTCTGTGCCGCCGCCAGGGGGAGCTGCCCCAGGCCCAAGCAGTAGTGAAGTCTTCCCGTCTGTCTGAGCCCAGCCCTGCAGGGACCCTGTTACCCCATCGTCTGTCTTTATCCCGACCACGGCCCCAGCCATACCTGTCGCTATAGGCCGCGGCTGCTGCTGCAGGCTGAGCGTATCTGTAGGCTGCATAGCCCCCCTGCAGggtaaggaggagggagagatggcACAGAGGCTTAGCGGGGCTGACGTGGCCTGTCAACCTTCCCGTTTCAGCCAGGTGACGACTGGCTGGTGGGTGCGGGCCTGGGGGCACCTCGCTTCTGGCCTAATGGAGACCTAAGGACCACAGATTATCAAGTGGGCCGGGCTGAGGTGAGGCAGGGGTGTCTGTTCACTTCCCCATTCAACACACTGGTGGGTACCAATTACGTGCCCGGATGTGTTCGTGGCCCTGACACATGTTAAGTGCCCACAGACCTGCCAGCAGTCCAGTGGGCCCCTGATTTTGATGCCCGTGGGCGTGGAGAACCCATGGGTGACTGGGTGCCATCCTAGATACTGGGAAAGGTCAAGGGCAAACCCGGATCACGTCTCGGCCCTGGCACAAAGGGACTGTTGGATCATGGGCAAATGCCCACGATGGAAGCAAGGCCTCGTGTGGGGCTGGGTAGGTGTGTGAGAAGGGGTTGTCAGCTGGGGCTCTGGGCTAGAGGAAGCAGCAGGGGGATCCCCAcgaagggagagagaagccacaggaaCCCACCAAGGGGTCTGCCCTCGAGCCCCTGCCTCCCggtctctctctgggcctctgtacGGGACATGGGGTACCCACCGGGGCTCACTCGGTGACCCCAATGCAGTTAGGGATACGGGAGAGTcgcccctgcccccatcacccaAACGCCCTGGGGACTGGAGAAGACATGAGCACAGACGGCCCAGGCTCCGCTGTGCTGAGGTCCCCAGGGACCCACTGCCCTGGCACTCTCACTCTCCGGGGTTCCGAGGATGaagtgggatggggtgggggagggcaagaCCCTGGAAATCAGCTGAAGGCCTGGACAagccccaccccgccctcccctccgGACCGCACTTACATAAAT belongs to Acinonyx jubatus isolate Ajub_Pintada_27869175 chromosome E1, VMU_Ajub_asm_v1.0, whole genome shotgun sequence and includes:
- the ENGASE gene encoding cytosolic endo-beta-N-acetylglucosaminidase isoform X2; translation: METAGPRTRAAARLGAHATREEQRKRRPVRRWQRRRIGEEQEEAVFREVVSFTRDPLPARYYDKDTTKPISFYLPSLEELLAWTPDAEDSFNVALEPLKCRQPPLSSQRPRTLLCHDMMGGYLDDKFIQGSAAQNPYCFYHWQCIDIFVYFSHHLVTIPPVGWTNAAHRHGVCVLGTFIAEWKEGGRLCEAFLAGDECSYQAVADQLVLIAQFFRFDGWLINIESSLSLAAVGNVPPFLRYLSTQLCRQVPGGLVLWYDSVVSSGQVKWQNELNEQNRIFFDSCHGFFTNYNWREEHLDRMVAQAGERRADVYVGVDVFARGNVVGGQFDTHKSLELIRKHGFSAALFAPGWVYECLEKRDFFQNQDKFWGLLGRYLPPHSICSLPFVTSFCLGMGTRRVCYGQEEAVGPWYHPSAQEIQPLFAEHRPEGDGQGWVKTHCCLADAWNGGSSLLIRGVIPPEVGHVAVRLFSLHVPVPPKIFLSMVYKLEGPSDVGVALELTTGDAGSCHVGGISTLSEASSRHSPRPLRVPPTKLARWVGHCGQQLSGGWVQRCYEVNLRGCVLQDLWVSFSRPPGSREQEAFVCRLGELQVVDANSLLSPLPRVQAVSVSRVCWQRAAPEEEEEEEEEEEEERRPARLRLSCALHWSYPLSHVRCFRIHCCRATGSPAEGPPGPEKPALLGLAFVNQYRVVDLAVAAAGPGTDGRVEFLVEPVPREGFLVPKAEWGRAALLYSGPHT
- the ENGASE gene encoding cytosolic endo-beta-N-acetylglucosaminidase isoform X3 — translated: METAGPRTRAAARLGAHATREEQRKRRPVRRWQRRRIGEEQEEAVFREVVSFTRDPLPARYYDKDTTKPISFYLPSLEELLAWTPDAEDSFNVALEPLKCRQPPLSSQRPRTLLCHDMMGGYLDDNHHLVTIPPVGWTNAAHRHGVCVLGTFIAEWKEGGRLCEAFLAGDECSYQAVADQLVLIAQFFRFDGWLINIESSLSLAAVGNVPPFLRYLSTQLCRQVPGGLVLWYDSVVSSGQVKWQNELNEQNRIFFDSCHGFFTNYNWREEHLDRMVAQAGERRADVYVGVDVFARGNVVGGQFDTHKSLELIRKHGFSAALFAPGWVYECLEKRDFFQNQDKFWGLLGRYLPPHSICSLPFVTSFCLGMGTRRVCYGQEEAVGPWYHPSAQEIQPLFAEHRPEGDGQGWVKTHCCLADAWNGGSSLLIRGVIPPEVGHVAVRLFSLHVPVPPKIFLSMVYKLEGPSDVGVALELTTGDAGSCHVGGISTLSAEASSRHSPRPLRVPPTKLARWVGHCGQQLSGGWVQRCYEVNLRGCVLQDLWVSFSRPPGSREQEAFVCRLGELQVVDANSLLSPLPRVQAVSVSRVCWQRAAPEEEEEEEEEEEEERRPARLRLSCALHWSYPLSHVRCFRIHCCRATGSPAEGPPGPEKPALLGLAFVNQYRVVDLAVAAAGPGTDGRVEFLVEPVPREGFLVPKAEWGRAALLYSGPHT
- the ENGASE gene encoding cytosolic endo-beta-N-acetylglucosaminidase isoform X5 — its product is MMGGYLDDKFIQGSAAQNPYCFYHWQCIDIFVYFSHHLVTIPPVGWTNAAHRHGVCVLGTFIAEWKEGGRLCEAFLAGDECSYQAVADQLVLIAQFFRFDGWLINIESSLSLAAVGNVPPFLRYLSTQLCRQVPGGLVLWYDSVVSSGQVKWQNELNEQNRIFFDSCHGFFTNYNWREEHLDRMVAQAGERRADVYVGVDVFARGNVVGGQFDTHKSLELIRKHGFSAALFAPGWVYECLEKRDFFQNQDKFWGLLGRYLPPHSICSLPFVTSFCLGMGTRRVCYGQEEAVGPWYHPSAQEIQPLFAEHRPEGDGQGWVKTHCCLADAWNGGSSLLIRGVIPPEVGHVAVRLFSLHVPVPPKIFLSMVYKLEGPSDVGVALELTTGDAGSCHVGGISTLSAEASSRHSPRPLRVPPTKLARWVGHCGQQLSGGWVQRCYEVNLRGCVLQDLWVSFSRPPGSREQEAFVCRLGELQVVDANSLLSPLPRVQAVSVSRVCWQRAAPEEEEEEEEEEEEERRPARLRLSCALHWSYPLSHVRCFRIHCCRATGSPAEGPPGPEKPALLGLAFVNQYRVVDLAVAAAGPGTDGRVEFLVEPVPREGFLVPKAEWGRAALLYSGPHT
- the ENGASE gene encoding cytosolic endo-beta-N-acetylglucosaminidase isoform X1, producing the protein METAGPRTRAAARLGAHATREEQRKRRPVRRWQRRRIGEEQEEAVFREVVSFTRDPLPARYYDKDTTKPISFYLPSLEELLAWTPDAEDSFNVALEPLKCRQPPLSSQRPRTLLCHDMMGGYLDDKFIQGSAAQNPYCFYHWQCIDIFVYFSHHLVTIPPVGWTNAAHRHGVCVLGTFIAEWKEGGRLCEAFLAGDECSYQAVADQLVLIAQFFRFDGWLINIESSLSLAAVGNVPPFLRYLSTQLCRQVPGGLVLWYDSVVSSGQVKWQNELNEQNRIFFDSCHGFFTNYNWREEHLDRMVAQAGERRADVYVGVDVFARGNVVGGQFDTHKSLELIRKHGFSAALFAPGWVYECLEKRDFFQNQDKFWGLLGRYLPPHSICSLPFVTSFCLGMGTRRVCYGQEEAVGPWYHPSAQEIQPLFAEHRPEGDGQGWVKTHCCLADAWNGGSSLLIRGVIPPEVGHVAVRLFSLHVPVPPKIFLSMVYKLEGPSDVGVALELTTGDAGSCHVGGISTLSAEASSRHSPRPLRVPPTKLARWVGHCGQQLSGGWVQRCYEVNLRGCVLQDLWVSFSRPPGSREQEAFVCRLGELQVVDANSLLSPLPRVQAVSVSRVCWQRAAPEEEEEEEEEEEEERRPARLRLSCALHWSYPLSHVRCFRIHCCRATGSPAEGPPGPEKPALLGLAFVNQYRVVDLAVAAAGPGTDGRVEFLVEPVPREGFLVPKAEWGRAALLYSGPHT